Proteins encoded together in one Pseudomonas sp. TCU-HL1 window:
- the recR gene encoding recombination mediator RecR gives MSFSPLIRQLIDALRILPGVGQKTAQRMALQLLERDRSGGLRLAQALTVAMEGVGHCKRCRTLSEEELCPQCADPRRDDALLCVVEGPLDVFAVEQTGYRGRFFVLKGHLSPLDGLGPEAIGIPELMARIEVSQFAEVILATNPTVEGEATAHYIAQLLAPKSIIVSRIAHGVPLGGELELVDGGTLAHALAGRRPIGL, from the coding sequence ATGAGCTTCAGCCCGCTGATTCGCCAACTGATCGACGCACTGCGCATCCTGCCCGGCGTGGGCCAGAAAACGGCGCAGCGCATGGCGTTGCAGCTGCTGGAACGCGACCGCAGCGGTGGTTTGCGCCTGGCCCAGGCGCTGACGGTGGCGATGGAAGGGGTAGGGCACTGCAAACGGTGCCGGACCCTGAGCGAGGAGGAGCTCTGCCCGCAGTGCGCCGACCCGCGACGTGATGACGCCCTGCTCTGTGTGGTAGAGGGTCCGCTGGACGTGTTCGCCGTGGAGCAGACCGGTTATCGCGGTCGCTTCTTCGTGCTCAAGGGGCATCTGTCGCCGCTGGACGGCCTTGGCCCGGAGGCCATCGGCATTCCGGAGTTGATGGCGCGGATCGAGGTCAGTCAGTTCGCCGAGGTGATCCTGGCCACCAACCCCACCGTGGAAGGGGAGGCCACGGCTCACTACATTGCCCAGTTGCTGGCGCCCAAGTCCATCATTGTTTCCCGCATTGCCCACGGCGTGCCGTTGGGTGGGGAGCTGGAGTTAGTGGACGGCGGCACCCTGGCGCACGCCCTTGCAGGCCGTCGCCCGATCGGTCTCTGA
- the putA gene encoding trifunctional transcriptional regulator/proline dehydrogenase/L-glutamate gamma-semialdehyde dehydrogenase, translating into MATSTTLGVKLDEATRDRLKEAARRIERTPHWLIKQAIFSYLEALESGMTLPELQGIAQRLAEGDHDALEALPEAAHQPFLDFAESILPQSVLRAAITGAYRRPEQEAVPMLLEQARLPAEMADAAYKLAYGIAEKLRNQKSAGGRAGIVQGLLQEFSLSSQEGVALMCLAEALLRIPDKGTRDALIRDKISTGNWQQHLGQSPSMFVNAASWGLLITGKLVSTHNEAGLSSSLNRIIGKSGEPVIRKGVDMAMRLMGEQFVTGETIAEALANATSFEAKGFRYSYDMLGEAALTEEDAQRYYASYEQAIHAIGKASHGRGIYEGPGISIKLSALHPRYSRAQYERMMGELYPRLLSLTLLAKQYDIGLNIDAEEADRLEISLDMLERLCFDPALKGWNGIGFVIQAYQKRCPYVIDYVIDLARRSQHRLMIRLVKGAYWDSEIKRAQVDGLEGFPVYSRKVYTDISYIACARKLLGVPDAIYPQFATHNAHTLSAIYQIAGQNYYPGQYEFQCLHGMGEPLYEQVVGKIADGKLNRPCRIYAPVGTHETLLAYLVRRLLENGANTSFVNRIADHSISIKDLVEDPVTSAESMASVEGTLGLPHPRIPQPKALYGEARVNSSGIDMANEHRLASLSSALLGSGHADWRAQPMLGCPTSEGASEPVLNPADHRDVVGHVQNATTADVGNAVLASITAAPIWQSTPPVERAAALDRAADLMEAEMQPLMGILVREAGKTFNNAIAEVREAVDFLRYYAAQARHDFANDSHRPLGPVVCISPWNFPLAIFAGQVAAALAAGNTVLAKPAEQTPLIAAQAVRILLQAGIPEGVVQLLPGLGHTVGAALVSDERVKGVMFTGSTEVAGILARNVAGRLDAQGRPIPLIAETGGQNAMIVDSSALAEQVVTDVIASAFDSAGQRCSALRVLCVQEDVADRVVEMLKGAMAECRIGNPEHLNVDIGPVIDAEAKANIDKHIQAMRSKGRSVFQIARTEGDVMQRGTFVMPTLIELDNLADLEREIFGPVLHLLRYKREDMDAMLDQINATGYGLTLGVHTRIDETIAKVVDKAHAGNLYVNRNMVGAVVGVQPFGGEGLSGTGPKAGGPLYMYRLLATRPADGVSRTFQRLDGTNVADAQQRNALQERLGKPLEALKAWAAKNGKDNLASLCHSFAEQSQSGLSRVLPGPTGERNTYVLLPREAVLCLADDEADLLTQLAAALAVGSSVLWATSELTGKLRGALPKPVQARIQLVADWSQSEVAFDAVLHHGDSDQLGTVCQQVASRKGPIIGVQGLSRGETAVPLERLLIERAISVNTAAAGGNASLMTIS; encoded by the coding sequence ATGGCTACGAGCACCACCCTTGGCGTGAAACTGGACGAGGCTACCCGTGATCGTCTCAAGGAAGCTGCGCGCAGGATCGAGCGCACCCCGCACTGGCTGATCAAGCAAGCGATCTTCAGCTACCTCGAGGCGCTGGAAAGCGGCATGACCCTGCCGGAACTCCAGGGCATTGCCCAGCGCCTGGCCGAAGGTGACCACGACGCGCTCGAAGCCCTGCCCGAAGCCGCGCACCAGCCGTTCCTCGATTTCGCCGAAAGCATCCTGCCGCAGTCCGTGCTGCGCGCCGCGATCACCGGCGCCTATCGCCGCCCCGAGCAGGAAGCCGTACCCATGCTGCTGGAGCAGGCCCGCCTGCCCGCCGAGATGGCCGACGCCGCTTACAAACTGGCCTACGGCATTGCCGAGAAGCTGCGCAACCAGAAGAGCGCCGGCGGCCGCGCCGGTATCGTCCAGGGCCTGCTGCAGGAGTTCTCCCTGTCGTCCCAGGAAGGCGTGGCGCTGATGTGCCTGGCCGAAGCCCTGCTGCGTATCCCGGACAAAGGCACCCGTGACGCCCTGATCCGCGACAAGATCAGCACCGGCAACTGGCAGCAACACCTGGGCCAGAGCCCATCGATGTTCGTCAACGCTGCCTCCTGGGGCCTGCTGATCACCGGCAAGCTGGTGTCGACCCACAACGAAGCCGGCCTCTCCAGCTCGCTGAACCGCATCATCGGCAAGAGCGGCGAGCCGGTGATCCGCAAGGGCGTGGACATGGCCATGCGCCTGATGGGCGAGCAGTTCGTCACCGGCGAAACCATCGCCGAAGCCCTGGCCAACGCCACCAGCTTCGAAGCCAAGGGCTTCCGCTACTCCTACGACATGCTCGGCGAAGCCGCGCTGACCGAGGAAGACGCCCAGCGTTACTACGCCTCCTACGAGCAGGCCATCCATGCCATCGGCAAGGCCTCCCATGGCCGCGGCATCTATGAAGGCCCGGGTATCTCCATCAAGCTCTCCGCCCTGCACCCGCGCTACAGCCGCGCCCAGTACGAGCGCATGATGGGCGAGCTGTACCCGCGCCTGCTGTCCCTGACCCTACTGGCCAAGCAGTACGACATCGGCCTGAACATCGATGCCGAAGAAGCCGACCGTCTGGAAATCTCCCTCGACATGCTCGAGCGCCTCTGCTTCGACCCGGCCCTGAAGGGTTGGAACGGCATCGGCTTTGTCATCCAGGCCTACCAGAAGCGCTGCCCTTACGTGATCGACTATGTGATCGACCTCGCCCGCCGCAGCCAGCACCGCCTGATGATCCGCCTGGTGAAAGGCGCCTACTGGGACAGCGAGATCAAACGCGCCCAGGTCGACGGCCTGGAAGGCTTCCCGGTCTACAGCCGCAAGGTCTACACCGACATTTCCTACATCGCCTGCGCACGCAAGCTGCTCGGCGTACCGGACGCGATCTACCCGCAGTTCGCGACCCACAACGCCCACACCCTGTCGGCCATCTACCAGATCGCCGGCCAGAACTACTACCCGGGCCAGTACGAGTTCCAGTGCCTGCACGGCATGGGCGAGCCCTTGTACGAGCAAGTGGTGGGCAAGATCGCCGACGGCAAGCTGAACCGCCCGTGCCGCATCTACGCACCGGTCGGCACCCATGAAACCCTGCTGGCCTACCTGGTCCGCCGCCTGCTGGAAAACGGCGCCAACACCAGCTTCGTCAACCGCATCGCCGACCACAGCATCTCCATCAAGGACCTGGTGGAAGACCCGGTGACCAGTGCCGAATCCATGGCCAGCGTCGAAGGCACCCTGGGCCTGCCGCATCCGCGCATCCCCCAGCCCAAGGCCCTGTACGGCGAAGCCCGCGTCAACTCCAGCGGCATCGACATGGCCAACGAACACCGCCTGGCTTCGCTGTCCAGCGCCCTGCTGGGCTCCGGCCATGCAGACTGGCGCGCACAGCCCATGCTCGGCTGCCCGACCAGCGAAGGTGCGAGCGAGCCCGTGCTGAATCCGGCGGATCACCGCGATGTGGTTGGCCACGTGCAGAACGCCACGACCGCTGATGTTGGCAATGCCGTGCTGGCCTCCATCACCGCCGCGCCGATCTGGCAATCCACCCCGCCGGTGGAGCGCGCCGCCGCCCTGGATCGCGCCGCCGACCTGATGGAAGCGGAGATGCAGCCGCTGATGGGCATCCTTGTCCGCGAAGCCGGCAAGACCTTCAACAACGCCATCGCCGAAGTGCGCGAGGCCGTGGACTTCCTGCGCTACTACGCCGCCCAGGCCCGCCACGATTTCGCTAATGACAGCCACCGCCCGCTGGGCCCGGTGGTCTGCATCAGCCCGTGGAACTTCCCGCTGGCGATCTTCGCCGGCCAGGTGGCCGCTGCACTGGCCGCCGGCAACACCGTGCTGGCCAAACCGGCCGAGCAGACTCCGCTGATCGCCGCCCAGGCCGTGCGCATCCTGCTGCAAGCCGGAATTCCGGAAGGCGTGGTGCAACTGCTGCCGGGCCTGGGCCACACCGTGGGCGCCGCCCTGGTGAGCGACGAGCGCGTCAAAGGCGTGATGTTCACCGGCTCCACCGAAGTGGCTGGCATCCTCGCCCGCAATGTTGCCGGCCGCCTCGACGCCCAAGGCCGCCCGATCCCGCTGATCGCCGAAACCGGCGGCCAGAACGCCATGATCGTCGACTCCTCCGCCCTCGCCGAACAGGTGGTGACGGACGTGATCGCCTCCGCCTTCGACAGCGCCGGCCAGCGTTGCTCCGCGCTGCGCGTATTGTGCGTGCAGGAAGACGTAGCCGACCGCGTGGTGGAAATGCTCAAGGGCGCCATGGCCGAATGCCGCATCGGCAACCCCGAGCACCTGAATGTGGACATCGGCCCGGTGATCGACGCCGAAGCCAAGGCCAACATCGACAAGCACATCCAGGCCATGCGCAGCAAAGGCCGCAGCGTGTTCCAGATCGCTCGCACCGAGGGTGATGTGATGCAGCGCGGCACCTTCGTGATGCCGACCCTGATCGAACTGGACAACCTGGCCGACCTGGAGCGCGAAATCTTCGGCCCGGTCCTCCACCTGCTGCGCTACAAGCGCGAAGACATGGATGCCATGCTCGACCAGATCAACGCCACCGGCTACGGCCTGACCCTGGGCGTGCATACCCGCATCGACGAAACCATCGCCAAGGTGGTGGACAAGGCCCACGCCGGCAACCTCTACGTCAACCGCAACATGGTCGGCGCCGTGGTCGGCGTGCAGCCCTTCGGTGGCGAAGGCCTGTCCGGCACCGGCCCGAAAGCCGGCGGCCCGCTGTACATGTACCGCCTGCTCGCCACTCGCCCGGCCGATGGCGTGAGCCGCACCTTCCAGCGCCTGGACGGCACCAATGTCGCCGACGCACAGCAACGCAATGCTCTTCAGGAGCGTCTGGGCAAGCCACTGGAAGCCCTGAAAGCCTGGGCTGCGAAGAATGGCAAGGACAACCTCGCCAGCCTCTGCCACAGCTTTGCCGAGCAATCCCAAAGTGGCCTGAGTCGCGTCCTCCCCGGCCCGACCGGCGAGCGCAACACCTACGTGCTCCTGCCCCGCGAAGCCGTGCTCTGCCTGGCTGACGATGAAGCCGACCTGCTGACCCAGCTGGCCGCGGCACTGGCCGTTGGTAGCAGCGTGCTCTGGGCCACCAGCGAGCTGACCGGCAAGCTGCGCGGCGCCCTGCCGAAACCCGTGCAGGCCCGCATCCAACTGGTGGCGGACTGGAGCCAGTCCGAAGTGGCGTTCGATGCGGTCCTGCACCACGGCGACTCCGACCAGCTGGGCACCGTTTGCCAGCAAGTCGCCTCCCGCAAGGGCCCGATCATCGGCGTCCAGGGCCTGTCCCGAGGCGAAACCGCGGTCCCGCTGGAGCGCCTGCTGATCGAACGCGCCATCAGCGTCAACACCGCCGCCGCCGGCGGCAACGCCAGCCTGATGACCATCAGCTGA
- a CDS encoding TetR/AcrR family transcriptional regulator, whose translation MRYPEDHKAETHKRIVAEASRRFRSDGIDATGLQPLMKALGLTHGGFYAHFKSKDALVEEALQAAANDANAQWVKAFAKEQPLKTFFERYLSPQHRAHPEQGCPLPTMSAELGQRGNASPITDGVLTGMLELLEKETGSAEQSLSMLATLVGALTLARSVASEELSDRILESARQTLLAQVEAAQAARA comes from the coding sequence ATGCGCTACCCCGAAGACCACAAGGCCGAAACCCATAAACGCATCGTTGCCGAAGCGTCTCGTCGTTTCCGCAGCGATGGCATCGATGCCACCGGCCTGCAGCCTTTGATGAAGGCGCTGGGCCTGACTCACGGCGGTTTCTACGCGCACTTCAAGTCCAAGGACGCCCTGGTGGAAGAAGCGCTCCAGGCTGCAGCGAATGACGCCAACGCACAATGGGTCAAGGCGTTCGCCAAGGAGCAACCGCTGAAGACCTTCTTCGAGCGTTACCTCTCGCCCCAGCACCGCGCCCACCCCGAGCAAGGCTGCCCGTTGCCGACCATGTCAGCTGAACTTGGCCAACGCGGCAATGCCAGCCCCATCACCGACGGCGTCCTGACCGGGATGCTGGAGCTGCTGGAAAAGGAAACTGGTAGTGCCGAGCAGAGCCTGTCCATGCTCGCCACCCTAGTGGGCGCACTGACCCTGGCCCGCAGTGTGGCGAGTGAAGAGCTATCCGACCGAATCCTCGAAAGTGCCCGCCAGACCCTCCTCGCCCAGGTAGAGGCCGCCCAGGCTGCCAGGGCCTGA
- a CDS encoding LysR family transcriptional regulator, with protein MSRIPEAALIHSRLRLRQLRLMLALKEFGSLRRAADEIGMTQPAATKMLHEAEGLLGVELFERLPRGMRATPFGETVIYYARMVFAELSGMREELAALESGNLGRVTVGAIPALSSGLLTRTIATLKKSHPRLSMSIQVDTSDVLVQALLQDQLDVVLGRIPTGARADDLLFHSLGEEELCVIAGAQNPVASAQALGWNELQGMTWVLQQHPSPMRAIVNQAFHNARVDIPSSIVETTSIMTLLSLLQQTDMIGVTPRSVVEDYPGRHLLAVLPIAFEPRLPPFGLITRRHRIKSSAMQAFISAVKAEQALATD; from the coding sequence ATGTCGCGCATTCCCGAAGCCGCCCTCATCCACAGCCGCCTGCGCCTGCGACAATTGCGCCTGATGCTGGCCCTGAAGGAGTTCGGCTCTTTGCGTCGGGCGGCGGATGAGATCGGCATGACCCAGCCCGCCGCCACCAAGATGCTGCACGAAGCCGAGGGCCTGCTCGGGGTGGAGCTGTTCGAACGCCTGCCCCGAGGCATGCGCGCCACGCCCTTCGGCGAGACGGTGATCTACTACGCGCGCATGGTCTTTGCCGAACTGTCCGGCATGCGCGAGGAGCTGGCCGCGCTGGAATCCGGCAACCTCGGCCGCGTCACGGTAGGCGCCATTCCGGCGCTGTCATCGGGTCTGCTCACACGCACCATTGCGACCCTGAAGAAAAGCCACCCCCGCCTCTCCATGAGCATTCAGGTGGACACCAGCGATGTACTGGTCCAGGCCCTGCTGCAGGACCAACTGGACGTGGTGCTGGGGCGCATTCCCACCGGTGCGCGCGCCGATGACCTGCTGTTCCACAGCCTCGGCGAAGAGGAGCTCTGCGTGATCGCCGGCGCGCAGAACCCGGTCGCCAGCGCGCAGGCGTTGGGCTGGAATGAACTGCAGGGCATGACCTGGGTGCTGCAACAGCATCCGAGCCCGATGCGCGCCATCGTCAACCAGGCCTTCCACAATGCGCGGGTGGACATTCCCAGCAGCATCGTCGAAACCACGTCCATCATGACCCTGCTTTCCCTGCTGCAGCAGACCGACATGATCGGCGTCACGCCGCGTTCGGTGGTGGAGGACTATCCCGGCCGACACCTGCTGGCAGTGCTGCCCATCGCCTTCGAACCGCGCCTGCCGCCCTTCGGCCTGATCACCCGTCGCCACCGCATCAAATCCTCAGCCATGCAGGCATTCATCAGCGCGGTGAAAGCGGAGCAGGCGCTTGCCACGGACTAA
- a CDS encoding YbaB/EbfC family nucleoid-associated protein translates to MMKGGMAGLMKQAQQMQEKMQKMQEELANAEVTGQSGAGLVSVVMTGRHDVKRVSLDDSLMQEDKEILEDLIAAAVNDAVRKIEQNNQEKMAGMTAGMQLPPGFKMPF, encoded by the coding sequence ATGATGAAAGGTGGCATGGCAGGCCTGATGAAGCAGGCCCAGCAGATGCAGGAAAAAATGCAAAAGATGCAGGAAGAGCTGGCCAACGCCGAAGTGACCGGCCAGTCCGGCGCCGGCCTGGTGAGCGTGGTGATGACCGGTCGCCATGACGTCAAGCGCGTCTCCCTGGATGACAGCCTGATGCAGGAAGACAAGGAAATCCTGGAAGACCTGATCGCTGCCGCAGTGAACGATGCCGTGCGCAAGATCGAGCAGAACAACCAGGAAAAGATGGCGGGCATGACCGCCGGGATGCAGCTCCCCCCCGGCTTCAAAATGCCCTTCTAA
- the dnaX gene encoding DNA polymerase III subunit gamma/tau, which yields MSYQVLARKWRPRSFREMVGQTHVLKALINALDNQRLHHAYLFTGTRGVGKTTIARILAKCLNCETGISSTPCGQCSVCREIDEGRFVDLIEVDAASRTKVEDTRELLDNVQYAPSRGRYKVYLIDEVHMLSTHSFNALLKTLEEPPPHVKFLLATTDPQKLPVTILSRCLQFSLKNMPPERVVEHLTHVLGAENVPFENDALWLLGRAADGSMRDAMSLTDQAIAFGDGKVLAADVRAMLGTLDHGQVYGVLHALLQGDARALLDAVSHLAEQGPDWNGVLSEMLNVLHRVAIAQVLPDAVDNGQGDRDRVLALAQALPGEDVQFYYQMGLIGRRDLPLAPDPRSGFEMVLLRMLAFRPADAEGAPKVVLKDPGISQATTDPQTNPVAGAALPAPVAVSTPAPVPVQSSAPVVVPTPVVNQPVAAPAPAPAPAPVPAPVVDVPASVPVVEAPVVVPAVAEAPTAPVAAPVPEPTPEPVVAQEPDPVAEAPAVAEVVDLPWEEPSVAVAESPVVEAQPEPERVVEPAPPAAEPVATPQPQPAAVVAADESDDEPPPGDYDEYYEADAGSIAYLDDLGPTPATVAEPEVLPAAQPATGLAAEWLDLFPRLGLSGMTGNIGANCTLVAVDGDVWRLHLDPAQSALFNANQQRRLNDALNQYHGRNLKLEVDVIRPEQETPAQAAARKRAARQHQAEEAIASDPLVLKMIELFGAQVRADTIEPLDR from the coding sequence ATGAGTTATCAGGTTCTTGCACGAAAATGGCGTCCGCGCTCGTTCCGCGAAATGGTCGGCCAGACCCATGTGCTGAAAGCCTTGATCAATGCCCTGGACAACCAGCGCCTGCACCACGCCTACCTGTTCACCGGTACGCGCGGCGTGGGCAAGACCACCATCGCGCGCATCCTGGCCAAGTGCCTGAACTGTGAAACGGGTATCAGCTCCACCCCCTGCGGCCAGTGCTCGGTCTGCCGGGAGATCGATGAAGGTCGCTTCGTCGACCTGATCGAAGTGGACGCCGCCAGTCGCACCAAGGTGGAAGACACCCGCGAACTGCTCGACAACGTGCAGTACGCCCCCAGCCGCGGTCGTTACAAGGTCTACCTGATCGACGAAGTGCACATGCTCTCCACGCACTCGTTCAACGCCCTGCTCAAGACCCTTGAAGAGCCGCCGCCCCACGTCAAGTTCCTGCTGGCCACCACCGACCCGCAGAAGTTGCCCGTCACTATCCTCTCGCGCTGCCTGCAGTTCTCCCTGAAGAACATGCCGCCGGAGCGGGTGGTCGAGCACCTGACCCATGTGCTCGGTGCGGAAAACGTACCGTTCGAAAATGACGCGCTCTGGCTGCTCGGCCGTGCCGCCGACGGCTCCATGCGTGATGCCATGAGCCTTACCGACCAGGCCATTGCCTTCGGTGATGGCAAGGTGCTCGCGGCTGATGTGCGCGCCATGCTCGGGACCCTCGATCATGGCCAGGTCTACGGTGTACTCCATGCGCTGCTGCAGGGTGATGCCCGGGCGCTGCTGGATGCCGTGAGCCACCTGGCCGAGCAAGGGCCGGACTGGAATGGCGTGCTCTCCGAAATGCTCAATGTGTTGCACCGCGTGGCGATTGCCCAGGTGCTGCCGGACGCCGTCGACAATGGCCAGGGCGACCGTGATCGCGTGCTGGCGCTGGCCCAGGCGCTGCCTGGCGAAGACGTGCAGTTCTACTACCAGATGGGCCTGATCGGCCGTCGCGACCTTCCCTTGGCGCCGGACCCGCGCAGTGGCTTCGAGATGGTGCTGTTGCGCATGCTGGCGTTCCGCCCGGCCGACGCCGAGGGCGCACCAAAGGTGGTTCTAAAGGACCCGGGGATCAGCCAGGCCACGACTGATCCCCAGACCAACCCAGTGGCCGGAGCTGCTTTGCCGGCTCCGGTTGCCGTTTCCACTCCGGCACCCGTACCCGTACAGTCCTCTGCACCGGTCGTTGTGCCGACGCCTGTGGTCAATCAACCTGTTGCGGCTCCGGCTCCGGCTCCGGCTCCGGCTCCGGTTCCGGCTCCGGTCGTCGATGTGCCTGCCTCGGTACCTGTCGTCGAGGCCCCGGTAGTCGTACCTGCAGTGGCAGAGGCACCGACGGCGCCAGTCGCAGCGCCCGTGCCTGAACCCACTCCTGAACCTGTGGTGGCGCAAGAGCCCGATCCTGTGGCCGAGGCGCCGGCTGTAGCCGAAGTGGTCGATCTGCCGTGGGAGGAGCCGTCTGTTGCGGTGGCGGAGTCTCCGGTAGTCGAGGCGCAGCCTGAGCCTGAGCGGGTTGTCGAGCCCGCGCCGCCTGCGGCCGAACCAGTTGCGACGCCTCAGCCACAGCCCGCAGCGGTTGTCGCCGCTGACGAGAGCGACGATGAGCCGCCGCCCGGTGACTACGACGAATACTACGAGGCTGATGCCGGCAGCATCGCGTATCTGGATGATCTCGGCCCGACTCCGGCGACCGTCGCCGAGCCTGAAGTCCTGCCTGCTGCGCAGCCGGCGACCGGCCTGGCCGCCGAATGGCTGGACCTGTTCCCGCGCCTTGGCCTGTCGGGCATGACGGGCAACATCGGCGCCAATTGCACCCTGGTGGCGGTTGACGGCGACGTTTGGCGCCTGCATCTGGATCCGGCGCAGAGCGCGCTGTTCAACGCCAACCAGCAGCGTCGCCTGAATGACGCGCTGAACCAGTACCACGGGCGTAATCTGAAACTTGAGGTCGACGTCATACGCCCTGAGCAGGAAACTCCGGCGCAAGCGGCTGCCCGCAAGCGTGCCGCTCGTCAGCATCAGGCCGAAGAAGCCATTGCCAGCGATCCGCTGGTGCTGAAAATGATCGAACTGTTCGGCGCTCAGGTGCGTGCCGACACCATTGAACCCCTTGACCGCTGA
- a CDS encoding acyl-CoA dehydrogenase family protein, whose translation MSAYQEYFDESHQLVRDSVRRFVEREILPHIAEWEEAEEFPRELYLKAGAAGILGIGYPEQFGGSHEGDLFAKVAASEELMRSGSGGLVAGLGSLDIGLPPVLKWGRAELRERVVPQVLAGEKIMALAVTEPSGGSDVANLKTRAVRDGDFYRVSGSKTFITSGVRADYYTVAVRTGGEGFGGVSLLLVEKGTPGFTVGCKLKKMGWWASDTAELFFDDCKVPAENLVGMENMGFACIMANFQSERLALAIMANMTAQLALEESLKWGREREAFGKPIGKFQVLKHRLAEMATQLEVSREFTYRQAAKMAAGKSVIKEISMAKNFATDIADRLTYDAVQIMGGMGYMRESLVERLYRDGRILSIGGGTREIMNEIIARQMDL comes from the coding sequence ATGTCTGCCTACCAGGAATACTTCGACGAATCCCATCAACTGGTGCGGGATTCTGTGCGGCGCTTCGTCGAGCGGGAAATTCTGCCCCATATCGCCGAGTGGGAGGAGGCGGAGGAATTTCCCCGCGAGCTCTACCTCAAGGCAGGTGCTGCGGGAATTCTCGGCATTGGCTACCCGGAGCAGTTCGGCGGCAGTCACGAAGGTGATCTGTTCGCCAAGGTGGCGGCCAGTGAGGAGCTGATGCGTAGTGGCTCCGGCGGGCTGGTGGCTGGTCTGGGTTCCCTGGATATCGGCCTGCCGCCGGTGCTCAAGTGGGGGCGCGCCGAACTGCGCGAGCGTGTCGTGCCACAAGTCCTGGCCGGCGAGAAGATCATGGCGTTGGCGGTCACCGAGCCCTCCGGCGGCTCGGATGTGGCCAATCTCAAGACCCGCGCCGTGCGCGACGGCGATTTCTATCGCGTCAGCGGCAGCAAGACCTTCATCACCAGTGGCGTGCGCGCGGACTACTACACAGTGGCGGTACGAACCGGTGGGGAGGGTTTCGGCGGCGTCAGCCTGTTGCTGGTGGAGAAAGGAACGCCGGGCTTCACCGTTGGCTGCAAGCTGAAGAAGATGGGCTGGTGGGCTTCGGATACCGCCGAGCTGTTCTTCGACGACTGCAAGGTGCCGGCAGAGAACCTGGTCGGCATGGAGAACATGGGCTTCGCCTGCATCATGGCCAACTTCCAAAGCGAGCGTCTCGCACTGGCCATCATGGCCAACATGACGGCACAGCTGGCTTTGGAGGAGTCCCTCAAGTGGGGGCGTGAGCGCGAGGCCTTCGGCAAGCCCATCGGCAAGTTCCAGGTGCTCAAGCATCGTCTGGCGGAAATGGCCACCCAGTTGGAAGTGTCCCGCGAGTTCACCTACCGCCAGGCGGCGAAGATGGCTGCCGGTAAGAGTGTGATCAAGGAAATCTCCATGGCGAAGAACTTCGCCACCGACATCGCCGACCGCCTGACCTATGACGCCGTGCAGATCATGGGAGGCATGGGTTACATGCGCGAGAGCCTGGTGGAGCGTCTGTATCGTGACGGCCGCATCCTGTCCATCGGTGGCGGTACGCGGGAAATCATGAACGAGATTATCGCCAGGCAAATGGATCTTTAA